A section of the Mesorhizobium loti genome encodes:
- the gltX gene encoding glutamate--tRNA ligase, producing the protein MSDKVVTRFAPSPTGYLHIGGARTALFNWLYAKHTAGTMLLRIEDTDRERSTDAATAAILDGLTWLGLGWDGDAVSQFERAPRHREVAEELVRMGKAYYSYETPAELEAMREAARAKGLPPRYNGQWRDRDPSEAPAGVKGAIRIKAPTEGETIVQDRVQGEVRFPNKDLDDFIILRSDGNPTYMHAVVVDDHDMGVTHIIRGDDHLTNAARQTVIYNAMGWDVPSMSHIPLIHGADGAKLSKRHGALGVEAYRAMGYLPEALLNYLARLGWSHGDDEIMSIKDMISWFDIGDVNKGAARFDFAKLEAINGAHMRRMADAELFDIFIATLPYLEGGPAMAARLDDTKKAQLLAALPGLKERAKTLVELVDGAAFLFATRPLPLDDKATLLLNDEARKILRGAHEALNAVSGDWTAAAAEAATRDYALAGGHKLGAVAQPLRAALTGKSTSPGVFDVLAVLGREESLARIADQID; encoded by the coding sequence ATGTCCGACAAGGTCGTCACCCGTTTTGCCCCCTCGCCCACCGGTTACCTGCATATCGGAGGCGCGCGCACGGCACTGTTCAACTGGCTCTATGCCAAACATACCGCCGGCACGATGCTGCTGCGCATCGAGGACACCGATCGCGAGCGTTCGACCGATGCCGCGACGGCCGCCATCCTGGACGGCCTCACCTGGCTCGGTCTTGGCTGGGACGGCGATGCGGTTTCGCAATTCGAGCGCGCCCCGCGCCACCGCGAGGTCGCGGAGGAGCTCGTGCGCATGGGCAAGGCCTATTACAGCTACGAGACGCCTGCCGAACTGGAGGCGATGCGCGAGGCGGCTCGCGCCAAGGGTCTGCCGCCGCGCTACAATGGCCAGTGGCGCGATCGCGATCCGTCCGAGGCGCCAGCCGGCGTCAAGGGCGCAATCCGCATCAAGGCGCCGACCGAGGGCGAGACGATCGTCCAGGATCGCGTCCAGGGCGAGGTGCGCTTCCCCAACAAGGATCTCGACGACTTCATCATCCTGCGTTCGGACGGCAACCCCACCTACATGCATGCCGTCGTCGTCGACGACCACGACATGGGTGTCACGCACATCATCCGCGGCGACGACCACCTGACGAATGCCGCCCGCCAGACGGTGATCTACAATGCCATGGGTTGGGACGTGCCGTCGATGTCGCATATCCCGCTGATCCACGGCGCCGACGGCGCCAAGCTTTCGAAGCGTCACGGCGCGCTCGGCGTCGAGGCCTATCGGGCCATGGGCTACCTGCCGGAGGCGCTGCTCAACTACCTGGCGCGCCTGGGCTGGAGCCACGGCGACGACGAGATCATGTCGATCAAGGACATGATCTCCTGGTTCGACATCGGCGACGTCAACAAGGGCGCGGCCCGCTTCGATTTCGCCAAGCTGGAAGCGATCAATGGCGCGCATATGCGCCGCATGGCCGATGCCGAACTGTTCGACATCTTCATCGCCACCCTGCCCTATCTCGAGGGCGGCCCGGCGATGGCCGCGCGCCTTGACGACACGAAGAAGGCGCAGTTGCTGGCAGCCCTTCCGGGGCTGAAGGAGCGTGCCAAGACGCTGGTCGAGCTTGTCGATGGCGCGGCCTTCCTGTTCGCCACGCGCCCGCTGCCGCTCGACGACAAGGCCACGCTCTTGCTCAACGACGAAGCGCGCAAGATCCTGCGTGGCGCTCACGAAGCTTTGAACGCGGTTTCGGGCGACTGGACGGCTGCCGCGGCGGAGGCCGCGACCCGCGATTATGCGCTGGCCGGCGGCCACAAGCTTGGCGCCGTGGCCCAGCCCCTGCGGGCCGCGCTGACTGGCAAAAGCACCTCGCCGGGTGTGTTCGACGTGCTTGCCGTGCTTGGGCGCGAGGAGAGCCTGGCGCGCATAGCGGATCAAATCGATTAG
- a CDS encoding ComEC/Rec2 family competence protein, with translation MAGRGRGSDQGEDAVVGVSERSLFAIPPPASLPPSPLVPGSGSQPLPAGTPAQIPPATGRIARIGRQIGQASLPRLRHGVTTAAELELDRGIAFLLVPVCLAAGAIGYYALAAEPDFAKPVAIVVLMVICALVSRSWPKTHLAFMAALMCALGLLAAKVETWRAGTRMLGSEISTQVTGRVVSLDRMETGRIRLTIDVTSTARPKLRYAPERVRLSARKIPDDMIAGSLISGYAKLLPPTGPVRPDSYDFSFDSYFAGIGGSGFFLGNPRIISADDNEMPLSARLFSGIENAREAIADHIRGVVGGAEGEIAAALIVGVRAGIPDEINESMRRTGIYHIISISGLHMALVAGTIMGLLRGAFALFPDFSARRSVKKYAAAVALLSIAAYLIISGVVVAAERSFIMLAVMLIAVLFDRAALTMRNLAISAIAVIVVSPHEVVGPSFQMSFAATAALVGAYAGWADHRAGKARPPPPKRSLPGFLTRKFLLATGGLAMTSITAGCATALFAIWHFQRVSPLSLFANLAVMPIVSLIVMPFAVLSSLAMPFGADGPFLYVMGKGLTAMIAISAWISERSPVDAIGLISQHSVLLVTIALVIATMATTWLRLAAVPFALAGLLTVSDTRTPDVLISEDARLVAVPIGGGELAVSRARPNEFTVDNWKRALVSETIVAPEMFNKAEGQFDIADAVNLPPGAPFYCTEGICLARHPSGAIIAHVEDRKATWKACGFADLIVVNDATGYDACHNPLVLVVTKRQLARKGSAAVFFDRQSATSPPIISFAVDGPYRPWHAQRKFSREARGLPPYQKPETPAAPAQ, from the coding sequence ATGGCTGGACGTGGCCGGGGCTCGGATCAGGGCGAGGACGCTGTGGTTGGCGTCAGCGAACGCTCCCTGTTTGCGATCCCGCCGCCGGCCTCGCTGCCGCCATCACCTCTCGTTCCCGGCTCCGGCAGCCAACCTTTGCCAGCGGGTACCCCAGCACAAATTCCGCCCGCCACTGGCAGGATTGCGCGTATCGGGCGGCAAATTGGCCAGGCCTCCTTGCCTCGCCTGCGCCACGGTGTGACGACGGCAGCGGAGCTGGAACTTGACCGAGGCATCGCCTTCCTGCTGGTGCCGGTCTGCCTGGCCGCTGGTGCGATCGGCTATTACGCGCTGGCGGCGGAGCCTGACTTTGCAAAGCCTGTGGCGATCGTCGTGCTGATGGTGATCTGTGCGCTTGTCTCGCGCTCCTGGCCGAAAACCCATCTGGCCTTCATGGCGGCATTGATGTGCGCGTTGGGCCTGCTTGCCGCCAAGGTCGAGACCTGGCGGGCTGGCACCCGGATGCTGGGTTCGGAAATCTCGACGCAAGTGACCGGCCGTGTCGTCTCGCTCGACCGCATGGAGACCGGCCGCATCCGATTGACCATAGATGTGACGTCGACGGCCCGGCCAAAACTGCGTTACGCGCCGGAAAGGGTCCGGCTCTCGGCGCGCAAGATACCTGACGACATGATAGCCGGCTCGCTGATATCGGGCTATGCGAAGCTGCTGCCGCCGACAGGTCCGGTGCGGCCGGACAGCTACGATTTCTCGTTCGACAGCTACTTTGCCGGCATCGGTGGTAGCGGCTTCTTCCTTGGCAATCCAAGAATCATCTCCGCCGACGACAATGAGATGCCCCTGTCGGCCCGCCTGTTTTCAGGGATAGAAAATGCGCGCGAAGCCATCGCCGACCACATCAGGGGCGTTGTTGGCGGCGCCGAAGGCGAGATCGCGGCAGCGCTGATCGTTGGCGTGCGCGCCGGCATTCCCGATGAAATCAACGAATCAATGCGGCGCACCGGCATCTATCACATCATCTCCATTTCCGGACTGCATATGGCGCTGGTCGCCGGCACCATCATGGGGCTGTTGCGCGGTGCCTTCGCGCTGTTCCCGGATTTTTCCGCGCGTCGGTCGGTGAAGAAATACGCGGCCGCCGTGGCACTGTTGTCGATCGCCGCCTACCTCATCATCTCAGGCGTGGTCGTTGCCGCCGAGCGCAGCTTCATCATGCTGGCGGTGATGCTGATTGCCGTATTGTTCGATCGCGCCGCGCTGACCATGCGCAACCTCGCCATCTCGGCAATCGCCGTCATCGTGGTGTCGCCGCACGAGGTGGTCGGTCCAAGTTTCCAGATGTCTTTCGCTGCGACCGCCGCGCTGGTCGGCGCCTATGCCGGCTGGGCGGATCACCGTGCGGGAAAGGCAAGACCGCCGCCGCCAAAGCGGTCCCTGCCGGGCTTTCTCACGCGAAAATTCCTGCTGGCGACGGGCGGGTTGGCGATGACCTCCATCACTGCCGGCTGCGCCACGGCGCTGTTTGCCATCTGGCATTTCCAGCGTGTGTCACCGCTCAGCCTGTTCGCCAATCTCGCCGTCATGCCGATCGTTTCTCTGATTGTCATGCCTTTCGCTGTTCTCAGTTCTCTTGCGATGCCCTTTGGTGCCGATGGTCCCTTTCTCTACGTGATGGGCAAGGGGCTGACGGCCATGATCGCCATATCGGCGTGGATATCGGAACGCTCCCCCGTCGATGCGATCGGGCTGATTTCACAGCACTCGGTGCTGCTGGTGACGATCGCACTGGTCATCGCAACGATGGCGACGACATGGCTGCGGCTCGCGGCAGTGCCATTCGCGCTCGCCGGCCTGTTGACGGTGTCGGATACGCGCACGCCGGATGTGCTGATCTCGGAAGACGCGCGCCTGGTCGCGGTGCCGATCGGCGGTGGCGAACTCGCGGTCAGCCGGGCTCGCCCGAACGAATTCACCGTCGACAATTGGAAACGCGCGCTGGTCTCCGAAACAATTGTCGCACCGGAGATGTTCAACAAGGCAGAGGGACAATTCGATATTGCCGATGCCGTCAATCTGCCGCCAGGGGCGCCGTTTTATTGCACGGAGGGCATCTGTCTCGCCCGGCATCCGTCTGGCGCGATCATCGCGCATGTCGAAGACCGCAAGGCTACCTGGAAGGCCTGCGGCTTCGCCGACCTGATCGTTGTCAATGACGCGACGGGCTACGATGCCTGCCACAACCCGCTGGTTCTCGTCGTCACCAAACGGCAACTTGCACGCAAGGGCAGTGCCGCCGTCTTCTTCGACCGCCAATCGGCGACCAGTCCGCCAATCATCAGCTTCGCCGTGGACGGACCGTATCGGCCTTGGCACGCGCAACGAAAGTTTTCGCGTGAGGCGAGGGGACTGCCGCCCTATCAAAAACCCGAAACGCCGGCCGCTCCTGCTCAGTAG
- the lexA gene encoding transcriptional repressor LexA, translating into MLTRKQHELLMFIHERLKESGIPPSFDEMKEALDLASKSGIHRLITALEERGFIRRLPNRARALEVLRLPDSIAPGLNAAKKFSPSVIQGSLGQGGVGRQIKPAPSRLPFAGNDDDAVAAVSIPVMGRIAAGVPIDAIQHQTHSISVPPDMIMGGEHYALEVKGDSMIEAGIFDGDTVIIRNADTASPGEIVVALVDEEEATLKRFRRKGASIALEAANPAYETRIFGPDRVKVQGKLVGLIRRY; encoded by the coding sequence ATGCTGACGCGCAAGCAACATGAACTTCTGATGTTCATTCATGAACGGCTGAAGGAAAGCGGTATCCCACCCTCCTTTGACGAGATGAAGGAAGCGCTCGATCTCGCCTCCAAGTCAGGGATCCATCGCCTGATCACGGCGCTCGAGGAACGCGGCTTCATCCGCCGGCTGCCCAACCGGGCGCGGGCATTGGAAGTGCTGCGGCTGCCGGATTCGATCGCGCCAGGCCTCAATGCGGCAAAGAAATTCTCGCCTAGCGTCATTCAAGGCAGTCTTGGTCAGGGCGGCGTTGGCCGCCAGATCAAGCCGGCGCCGTCACGCTTGCCCTTTGCCGGGAATGACGACGACGCGGTCGCCGCCGTGTCGATCCCGGTGATGGGCCGTATCGCCGCCGGTGTGCCGATCGATGCCATCCAGCATCAGACGCATTCGATCTCGGTGCCGCCGGACATGATCATGGGTGGCGAACACTATGCGCTGGAGGTCAAGGGCGATTCGATGATCGAGGCCGGCATCTTCGATGGCGACACGGTCATTATCCGAAACGCCGATACGGCGAGCCCGGGCGAGATCGTCGTGGCGCTGGTCGACGAGGAGGAAGCGACCTTGAAGCGATTCCGCCGCAAGGGCGCTTCGATCGCCCTGGAAGCCGCCAACCCGGCCTACGAGACGCGCATTTTCGGGCCGGACAGGGTCAAGGTGCAAGGCAAGCTGGTCGGGCTGATCAGGCGCTACTGA
- a CDS encoding GntR family transcriptional regulator has protein sequence MQDQNNSTKTEAAYQLLRRDILTTRLMPGAPLKLSALRGQYGVGWTPLREALSRLEAERLVTAISNRGFAVAPVSRAELEDLARARMVVEMPLFLESIEKGGREWEDTVVTAHYRLSRCKTAVDDPSDAAVDQWDESHEAFHAALLSAATSNWLLRFRSTIADQLRRHHRFLGLAPTLRAAAGLKHGYGEAMDALREAIAIEHHTAIMEAALDRDVERAKALMTAHIGYTLHVYVHSEDSAANNYTARAGSLKAISG, from the coding sequence ATGCAGGACCAGAACAACTCCACGAAAACCGAGGCAGCCTATCAGCTGCTGCGGCGCGATATCCTGACCACACGCCTCATGCCGGGCGCGCCGCTCAAGCTGAGCGCGCTACGCGGTCAATACGGCGTCGGCTGGACACCGCTGCGTGAAGCCTTGTCTCGGCTTGAAGCCGAGCGCCTGGTTACCGCCATCAGCAATCGCGGCTTTGCCGTGGCTCCGGTGTCGCGGGCCGAACTCGAGGACCTGGCTCGCGCAAGGATGGTTGTGGAGATGCCGCTGTTCCTGGAATCGATCGAGAAAGGCGGCAGGGAATGGGAGGACACGGTTGTCACCGCCCACTACCGGCTCTCCCGCTGCAAGACCGCGGTCGACGACCCCTCGGATGCGGCCGTCGATCAATGGGACGAGAGCCACGAAGCCTTTCACGCGGCATTGCTGAGTGCCGCGACGTCCAACTGGCTGTTGCGCTTCCGCTCGACAATCGCTGATCAGTTACGGCGGCATCATCGTTTTCTCGGCCTGGCGCCGACATTGCGGGCGGCGGCCGGCCTCAAGCATGGCTATGGCGAGGCAATGGACGCTCTACGCGAGGCGATCGCGATCGAGCATCACACCGCGATCATGGAAGCGGCCCTCGATCGCGATGTCGAGCGGGCGAAGGCGCTGATGACGGCGCATATCGGCTACACGCTGCATGTCTACGTTCACAGCGAGGACAGCGCCGCGAACAATTACACCGCACGCGCCGGCAGCCTGAAGGCAATTTCGGGATGA
- a CDS encoding ABC transporter substrate-binding protein, which translates to MLKSKSAWLSGLALAGALMVSAGSAAADQIRIGIANFGEHPQLNAAIAGFKKALTDNGFVEGKDVVYTESHTNFDASLVPQMIAKLQAEQPKLIYTITTPVSQIAKKALAGSGIPIVFAAVTDPVAAKLVPSWDAGDEGMTGASDLQDVAAVMAFTKKLLPNAKRFGVPYNPGEANDVALVEKIKAAAPAAGLEVVEVGIDNVNDIQQRIAALAGKADVIYGPASNLIQPAIAAVSAAARQAGIPIVNSDDSAVRNGTVPASFAVNYTQVGVNAGNIAAEILKGKDPKTIAPSRPAYKDHMATISRKAMAAFGMEIPASMADCGCIVD; encoded by the coding sequence ATGTTGAAGTCGAAATCCGCTTGGCTGTCGGGATTGGCCCTGGCAGGCGCATTGATGGTCAGCGCGGGGAGTGCCGCCGCCGACCAGATTCGCATCGGCATCGCCAATTTCGGCGAGCATCCGCAGCTCAACGCCGCCATAGCCGGCTTCAAGAAAGCGCTGACGGACAATGGTTTTGTCGAGGGCAAGGACGTCGTCTACACAGAGAGCCATACCAATTTCGATGCATCGCTGGTGCCGCAGATGATCGCCAAGCTGCAGGCGGAGCAGCCCAAGCTGATCTACACCATCACCACCCCGGTCTCGCAGATCGCCAAGAAGGCGCTTGCCGGTTCCGGCATTCCGATCGTCTTTGCCGCTGTCACAGATCCGGTCGCGGCCAAGCTGGTGCCGTCGTGGGACGCCGGAGACGAAGGCATGACCGGCGCCAGCGATCTGCAGGATGTCGCCGCTGTCATGGCCTTCACCAAGAAGCTGCTGCCGAATGCCAAGCGCTTCGGCGTTCCTTACAATCCGGGCGAGGCCAATGACGTTGCCTTGGTCGAGAAGATCAAGGCGGCCGCACCGGCGGCCGGTCTCGAGGTCGTCGAAGTCGGCATCGACAACGTCAATGACATCCAGCAGCGCATCGCCGCGCTCGCCGGCAAGGCAGACGTGATCTACGGCCCGGCTTCGAACCTGATCCAGCCGGCGATCGCCGCTGTCTCCGCGGCCGCTCGCCAGGCCGGAATCCCGATCGTCAACTCCGATGACAGCGCGGTCCGCAATGGCACGGTGCCGGCAAGCTTCGCGGTCAATTACACCCAGGTCGGCGTCAACGCCGGCAACATCGCCGCCGAAATCCTCAAGGGCAAGGATCCCAAGACGATCGCGCCGTCGCGCCCTGCCTACAAGGATCACATGGCAACGATTTCCCGCAAGGCGATGGCCGCGTTCGGCATGGAAATACCGGCGTCGATGGCCGATTGCGGCTGCATCGTCGACTGA
- a CDS encoding ABC transporter ATP-binding protein, with protein MLEIRSARKVFYKGQADEKIALDGLSLSLATGEFGIVIGSNGAGKSSMLNAISGALVLDSGKILINGADVTAMPVYKRAARLARVFQDPMRGTAASMTVAENMLLADLRSQKRTLRQGLNPTRLASYKERLSILGLGLENRLDTRVDLLSGGQRQSLSLIMAVGGSPDLLLLDEHTAALDPRTAEIVMQATVRAVNALKLTTLMVTHNMQHAVDYGSRVIMLDAGRVLLEVTGEEKARVTVIDLIGHFSVKTDRMLLAS; from the coding sequence ATGCTCGAGATCCGATCCGCGCGCAAAGTATTCTACAAGGGCCAGGCCGACGAGAAGATCGCGCTGGACGGTCTCAGCCTGTCGCTGGCCACGGGCGAGTTCGGCATCGTCATCGGCTCCAACGGAGCCGGCAAGAGCAGCATGCTCAATGCCATTTCCGGAGCTCTTGTCCTGGATTCCGGCAAGATCCTGATCAATGGCGCCGACGTGACGGCCATGCCGGTGTACAAACGTGCCGCAAGATTGGCACGCGTCTTCCAGGATCCGATGCGCGGCACAGCCGCCAGCATGACGGTGGCGGAGAACATGCTGCTGGCCGACCTGCGCAGCCAAAAACGCACGCTGCGGCAAGGGCTGAACCCTACGCGGCTTGCATCCTACAAGGAGCGCCTGTCGATATTGGGCCTCGGCCTTGAAAATCGCCTCGATACCCGTGTCGACTTGCTCTCGGGCGGGCAGCGTCAGTCGCTGTCGCTGATCATGGCCGTGGGCGGATCGCCGGATTTGCTGCTGCTCGACGAACATACGGCCGCGCTCGATCCGCGCACGGCCGAGATCGTCATGCAGGCGACGGTGCGTGCCGTCAACGCGCTGAAGCTGACCACCCTGATGGTGACCCACAACATGCAGCACGCGGTCGACTATGGCAGCCGGGTGATCATGCTCGATGCGGGCCGGGTCCTGCTTGAAGTCACCGGGGAAGAGAAGGCGAGGGTCACGGTCATCGACCTGATCGGCCATTTTTCGGTCAAGACCGACCGCATGTTGCTGGCGAGCTGA
- a CDS encoding ABC transporter permease: protein MGFVQEVLTSFVAIIPVTLAQSLILAFVVLGIMIPFRMLNFPDLTSEGAFPLGGCVCGVLLAAGVSPLAAIVVAFAAGFAAGCCTAFIHLRFRIHTLLAGILMMTMLYSINLRIMGKSNLSVFGSPTVFDWVPFARPGFPASKIVVAGLLALIVFLALYMFFRTEKGTAVRAVGANPDMAEAQGINVWAATIGGVGLASAFSASSGALMVQSQGFADVNMGLGILINGLAALMIGEAVVGKQTVWRQLLAPFAGAIIYYQLVSFCLAAGMPPPDLKLATGLFVLAMLALPSLKRGRGPAPAREAIRE from the coding sequence ATGGGTTTTGTTCAGGAGGTTCTCACCAGCTTCGTCGCGATCATCCCGGTCACGCTCGCGCAAAGCCTGATTCTGGCCTTTGTCGTGCTCGGGATCATGATCCCGTTTCGCATGCTGAATTTTCCCGACCTGACCAGCGAAGGCGCGTTTCCGCTAGGTGGCTGCGTCTGCGGCGTGCTGCTGGCTGCCGGCGTATCGCCGCTGGCGGCCATCGTGGTTGCATTCGCGGCGGGCTTCGCGGCGGGCTGCTGCACCGCCTTCATCCATCTGCGTTTCCGCATCCACACGCTTCTTGCGGGCATCCTGATGATGACGATGCTCTACAGCATCAACCTTCGCATCATGGGCAAGTCCAACCTCTCCGTCTTCGGCTCGCCCACCGTGTTCGACTGGGTGCCGTTCGCGCGGCCCGGTTTTCCGGCCAGCAAGATCGTTGTCGCCGGCCTCCTCGCGCTCATCGTCTTCCTGGCGCTGTACATGTTTTTCAGGACCGAGAAGGGGACCGCCGTGCGCGCCGTGGGCGCCAATCCCGATATGGCCGAGGCTCAAGGCATCAATGTCTGGGCGGCGACCATTGGCGGTGTCGGACTGGCGAGTGCATTTTCGGCCTCGAGCGGCGCACTGATGGTGCAGTCGCAGGGCTTCGCCGACGTCAATATGGGGCTGGGGATTCTCATCAACGGCCTTGCCGCGCTGATGATCGGCGAGGCCGTCGTCGGCAAGCAGACGGTCTGGCGCCAGCTGCTGGCGCCCTTCGCCGGCGCGATCATCTACTACCAGCTGGTGTCGTTCTGCCTTGCCGCCGGCATGCCGCCTCCCGACCTGAAGCTTGCCACGGGCCTGTTCGTGCTCGCCATGCTTGCTCTGCCAAGCCTCAAGCGCGGCCGGGGCCCGGCACCGGCGCGCGAAGCGATCCGTGAATAA
- the kynU gene encoding kynureninase: MRATLDLAAVEAMDAADPLRAMRDRFILPEGVIYLDGNSLGAAAPAVFNELQKAATQEWAQDLIRAWNTAGWFDMPVALGDQLGRLIGAAAGQTVVCDTTSINIYKVLHAALAMRPDRTVIVAEGDSFPTDLYMAEGVASTRPGTVLRLEGVDAPTIEELIDERVAVILVNHVNYKSGQLRDMAALTRKAHEAGALIVWDLCHTAGALPVELDAANADFAIGCTYKYLNGGPGAPAFIYAATRHHDHVHQPLSGWWGHARPFAFEQGFAAGSGIRRFLCGTQPVLSMRALKGALDIWDQVDMAAVRKKSIALTELFIQLVEARCGAYGLELESPRDGNARGSQVSFLHPHGYQVMRALIERGVIGDFRAPSTIRFGFTPLYVGYRDVWQAVEVLEDILRTGAWQEARFAVKTAVT; encoded by the coding sequence ATGCGTGCAACGCTCGATCTCGCGGCAGTGGAAGCCATGGATGCGGCGGATCCGCTGCGTGCCATGCGCGACCGGTTCATTTTGCCGGAAGGCGTGATCTATCTCGACGGCAATTCGCTGGGCGCCGCGGCGCCAGCCGTCTTCAATGAGTTGCAGAAGGCCGCGACCCAGGAATGGGCGCAGGACCTCATCCGCGCCTGGAACACCGCCGGCTGGTTTGATATGCCGGTCGCGCTTGGCGACCAACTGGGGCGCCTGATCGGCGCCGCGGCGGGCCAGACGGTGGTCTGCGACACGACGTCGATCAACATCTACAAGGTGCTGCATGCCGCCCTTGCCATGCGGCCGGACCGCACGGTGATCGTCGCCGAAGGCGACAGCTTTCCGACCGATCTCTACATGGCCGAAGGGGTCGCCTCGACGCGGCCGGGCACGGTGCTGCGGCTGGAGGGCGTCGATGCCCCGACCATTGAAGAGCTGATCGACGAGCGCGTCGCGGTCATCCTGGTCAACCACGTCAATTATAAATCCGGACAGCTGCGCGACATGGCAGCCCTGACGCGCAAGGCCCATGAGGCCGGCGCGCTGATCGTCTGGGATCTTTGCCACACCGCCGGCGCCTTGCCGGTCGAGCTCGATGCCGCCAATGCCGATTTCGCCATCGGCTGCACCTACAAGTATCTGAATGGCGGCCCCGGCGCGCCGGCCTTCATCTATGCCGCGACACGCCATCACGACCATGTCCATCAGCCGCTTAGCGGCTGGTGGGGCCATGCTCGGCCGTTCGCCTTCGAGCAAGGTTTTGCCGCCGGCAGCGGCATCCGCCGGTTCCTGTGCGGCACGCAGCCGGTGCTGTCGATGCGGGCGCTGAAGGGCGCGCTGGATATCTGGGACCAGGTCGACATGGCGGCGGTGCGCAAGAAGAGCATTGCCTTGACTGAGCTGTTCATCCAGCTCGTCGAAGCCAGATGCGGCGCCTATGGGCTCGAACTGGAAAGCCCACGCGACGGGAATGCGCGCGGCAGCCAGGTGTCGTTCCTCCATCCGCATGGCTACCAGGTGATGCGGGCCCTGATCGAGCGCGGCGTGATCGGCGATTTTCGCGCGCCGTCGACCATCCGCTTCGGCTTCACGCCGCTTTATGTCGGCTACAGGGACGTGTGGCAGGCGGTCGAGGTGCTGGAGGACATACTGCGCACCGGCGCCTGGCAGGAAGCGCGTTTCGCGGTCAAGACGGCGGTGACTTGA
- the kynA gene encoding tryptophan 2,3-dioxygenase gives MSEPYDPASEGAQMSFKERMSYSDYLHLEKVLEAQTPLSSAHDEMLFIIQHQTSELWMKLALHEIAAAIRSIRADRLEPSFKMLSRVARIFEQLNNAWDVLRTMTPSEYTEFRDALGQSSGFQSWQYRAIEFMAGNRNLAMLGPHKHRPDLSGKLEAILAEPSLYDEALLLLARNGFDIGADAKRTDWRETRTENEEVLVAWQTVYRDPQRYWMFYELAEKLVDFEDYFRRWRFNHVTTVERIIGLKRGTGGTSGASYLKKMLEVVLFPELWTVRTRL, from the coding sequence TTGAGCGAGCCATACGATCCGGCGTCCGAAGGCGCGCAGATGTCGTTCAAGGAACGCATGTCCTACAGCGACTATCTGCACTTGGAAAAAGTGCTGGAGGCACAGACGCCGCTGTCGTCGGCGCATGACGAGATGCTGTTCATCATCCAGCACCAGACCTCGGAACTGTGGATGAAACTCGCTTTGCACGAGATCGCCGCCGCCATCCGCTCCATCCGCGCTGATCGGCTCGAGCCGAGCTTCAAGATGCTGTCGCGCGTCGCGCGCATTTTCGAGCAGCTGAACAACGCCTGGGACGTGCTGCGGACCATGACGCCAAGCGAATACACCGAGTTCCGCGACGCGCTCGGCCAATCCTCCGGCTTCCAGTCCTGGCAGTATCGCGCCATCGAGTTCATGGCCGGCAACCGCAACCTCGCAATGCTTGGCCCACACAAGCACCGGCCGGACCTGAGCGGCAAGTTGGAAGCGATCCTGGCCGAGCCGTCGCTCTACGACGAAGCGCTGCTCCTGTTGGCGCGCAACGGGTTCGACATCGGCGCCGATGCCAAGCGCACGGACTGGCGTGAAACACGGACCGAGAATGAAGAGGTCCTGGTCGCCTGGCAGACCGTCTACCGCGATCCGCAGCGCTACTGGATGTTCTACGAACTGGCTGAAAAGCTGGTCGATTTCGAGGATTATTTCCGCCGCTGGCGTTTCAACCACGTCACCACGGTCGAACGCATCATCGGCCTGAAGCGCGGCACCGGCGGCACCTCAGGCGCTTCCTACCTCAAGAAGATGCTCGAGGTCGTGCTGTTTCCCGAACTGTGGACCGTCCGCACCCGGCTCTGA